ACGGGCGTGACTGGATCTCGCCGAGGAGATGGCGTGGCAGAGAGTCGGCCAGGCGGAAGGTTACTCCTTGCGGGCGGCTGCCGCCTTCAAAATGGGGCAGGCAGCGTCTGTGCCAGTATGGTTCTTTGGGAATGTGCATAATGCATCTCCCCTTAATTCGTGCACCTTTCTACATCTTCGCGTATGTCTGGCAGAAGGCAAGGTGAGCTGAGGGAGTTGTGGCGGCTGCGCCGCCATCGCAGGCAGGGATGCCTGCGCTCCAGCGTGAATGGCGCCAGCGGTACGTAGGGGAGCGTGCCCCTTCGTGGAACTTTTCGGAGGTGCGAGCGCCCCGAAACGCAAAAAGCCCTCTTCCTTTCGGAAGAGGGCTTTTTCGTGAACCGTGGTCTGCTGCCTTAGATCATCCCGGCAACTGCCTCTTTCGCCATGGCGATGAAGCTCTGCGGGAGCACACCGGTGAGGATGATGGAGGCGATGAAGAAGACGCCGAGTACTTTCGCCGGCATGGAGAGGCAGACGCACTCACCGGTCTCCTCGACGGGGCTGTAGGAGGCGCGAACCAGCTTCAGGTAGTAGAAGGCGGAGATCGCTGCGTTGATGACCCCGAGAATGACCAGTGCGTAGAAGCCTTTCTGGATGGCGGCGGTGAAGACGAGGAGCTTCCCGGTGAAGCCGATCGTCGGCGGAATGCCGGTCATGCCGAAGGCGCCTGCTGCCAGTACGAAGGCGAGGAGCGGAGACCTTTTGTACAGACCCTTCAGATCGTCGAAGGTCAGGTTCTCACCTGCCGGCGCCAGCTGGTAGATGACGTAGAAGCAGGAGAGGTTCATGAGCAGGTAGCCGCCGATGTAGTAGATGACGGAGGCAAGCCCGAGCTCGTTGGCGGAAAGGACACCGACCATGACGTACCCTGCGTGTGCCACGGAGGAGTAGGCGAGGAGTCGCTTCAGATCCTTCTGCACGAGGGCGGAGAGGTTGCCGAGCGTCATGGAGCCGACCGCGAAGACGGCGAGGACCCAGGTGATCTGGCCGATCTCGGCGCCGGTCACGTGCGCCAGCCTGATGAGGACGGCAAGGGCGGTCGCTTTCGGCACGGTGGCGATGAAGCTGGTGGTCTCGTTGGCGGCGCCGGTGTACACGTCCGGTGCGAGGAAGTGCAGCGGGAAGAGGGCCAGCTTGTAGAAGAAGCCACAGAAGAGAAGGACCATGCCGACGACGACCAGCGGGCTGGTGTGCAGCAGACCCGGTACCACCTTCGCCAGTTCCGCGAGGTAGGTCGTCCCGGTCACGCCGAAGATGTAGCTCATGCCGAAGAGCATGAGGCCGGTGGCGATGGTGCCGAAGAGGAAGTACTTCACCGCCGCTTCCATGTGGTTGCGGTAATCGGCAACGTGACGGAAGGGGATGATCACGTAGAGGGCGAAAGCCGAGATCTCGAGACTCATCAGGATCGTCAGCAGTTCCACGGAGCTCGCCAGAGAGACAAGGCCGAAGGAGCCGATGGAGAGGAAGAGGTAGTACTCCGCCTTCAGTTCCTCAGCGATGCCGCGCAGCCCGGAGCTGGAGCTGATCACCAGGAAGAGACCCAGGGTGGTGATGACCTTGAAGATCTGGGACAGCGCGTCCACCCGGTAGGCGTCGTAGAAGAGCACGCCG
The DNA window shown above is from Geomonas sp. RF6 and carries:
- a CDS encoding NADH-quinone oxidoreductase subunit N; this encodes MQITLLLPEIALSLMVLVLFATTLGKFKGGTLNLLALALSAVSLFAAVAGIGANGVLFYDAYRVDALSQIFKVITTLGLFLVISSSSGLRGIAEELKAEYYLFLSIGSFGLVSLASSVELLTILMSLEISAFALYVIIPFRHVADYRNHMEAAVKYFLFGTIATGLMLFGMSYIFGVTGTTYLAELAKVVPGLLHTSPLVVVGMVLLFCGFFYKLALFPLHFLAPDVYTGAANETTSFIATVPKATALAVLIRLAHVTGAEIGQITWVLAVFAVGSMTLGNLSALVQKDLKRLLAYSSVAHAGYVMVGVLSANELGLASVIYYIGGYLLMNLSCFYVIYQLAPAGENLTFDDLKGLYKRSPLLAFVLAAGAFGMTGIPPTIGFTGKLLVFTAAIQKGFYALVILGVINAAISAFYYLKLVRASYSPVEETGECVCLSMPAKVLGVFFIASIILTGVLPQSFIAMAKEAVAGMI